A stretch of the Balneola vulgaris DSM 17893 genome encodes the following:
- a CDS encoding zinc-dependent metalloprotease, with protein MNYGVKMMSKMFALSLCLVLVVSGCKTTGTTSKSNGASTATKRPTPKGDLKKFSEVITKDAKTDEGLFNVHKVKDSFFYEIPNELLNREMLLVSRVAGSVENFSFGGAGQKARGQQVVRWERKDNNILLRHVSYSNVASEEDPIYKSVRNNNFEPVIFSFKIEANNKDTSGVVIDATKLYTTDVALLSGLSSFQRRNFQVRRLDGSRSFVNKISSYPENIEVRHVLTYDAANPPANGATNTLSIEMNQSMILLPEEPMTPRNWDQRVGYFSISQYDYSSDEHRAARNRFITRYKLVPKDKEAYLRGELVEPVEPIVYYLDPATPIKWREYLIKGIEDWQVAFEEAGFKNAIIGKEAPSPEEDPEFSPEDVRYSVMRYITNPIQNAQGPHVHDPRSGQILESDILWYHNIQNLLRNWYFIQTAASNPDARHVKLSDEIMGELLRFVMAHEVGHTLGLPHNMGSSVGYTVDQLRDPEFTSTHGTAPSIMDYARFNYIAQPGDGVTQFYPKIGEYDKWSIKWGYTWLPDIDEPSDEDEILNEWIVEKSGDPLYWFGYANGADPRSQTEAIGDDAMKASELGLANLQVITDNLIDWVEEDGENFDDLAELYNNVLGQWRRYMGHVTTYVGGVYQNYKTYDEEGAVYEVVSEEDQRRAMEFLNRHAFTAPSWAFNKEILDRINQSSAVETFRGAQAGVLNNLLRPDRLGRLIEAETRTDSDVYTLIEMMDDVRNGVWSEARAKRNINVHRRHLQRAYLEAMERLLTTDSGRGVDVSQSDIRPVVRNELNILKRDINSAIAGGGLDRATRIHLDDSRNRIDDILDGNND; from the coding sequence ATGAACTACGGTGTTAAGATGATGAGCAAAATGTTTGCTCTATCGCTCTGTTTGGTTTTAGTGGTTTCGGGTTGTAAAACAACGGGAACTACATCAAAATCAAATGGTGCTTCAACGGCTACTAAGCGGCCAACCCCAAAAGGTGATCTCAAGAAATTCAGTGAGGTGATCACGAAAGATGCAAAAACAGATGAGGGTCTGTTTAATGTGCATAAAGTAAAGGATTCGTTTTTCTACGAAATTCCGAATGAACTATTGAACAGAGAGATGCTACTAGTAAGTCGTGTAGCTGGTTCAGTTGAAAACTTTAGCTTTGGTGGTGCAGGCCAGAAAGCTCGTGGACAACAAGTAGTGAGATGGGAAAGAAAAGACAATAATATTCTACTTCGTCATGTGAGCTATTCGAATGTAGCTAGCGAAGAAGATCCTATCTACAAATCTGTTCGCAATAATAACTTTGAGCCTGTGATCTTTTCATTTAAGATTGAGGCCAATAACAAAGACACTTCAGGTGTAGTTATTGACGCTACAAAACTATATACCACTGATGTAGCATTATTAAGTGGATTGAGTAGTTTTCAAAGAAGAAACTTTCAAGTTCGAAGATTAGATGGTAGTCGTTCTTTTGTAAACAAAATTTCAAGTTACCCAGAGAACATTGAAGTACGTCACGTACTTACTTACGATGCGGCTAACCCGCCAGCTAATGGTGCTACAAATACACTTTCTATAGAAATGAATCAGTCGATGATTCTTCTTCCAGAAGAACCTATGACTCCAAGAAATTGGGACCAACGTGTAGGTTATTTCTCGATTAGCCAATACGATTATAGTTCTGATGAACACCGTGCGGCTCGTAATAGATTTATTACTCGTTACAAGTTAGTACCAAAAGACAAAGAAGCTTATTTGAGAGGTGAACTTGTTGAGCCTGTTGAGCCTATTGTATACTACCTAGATCCTGCTACACCGATTAAGTGGAGAGAATATTTAATCAAAGGTATTGAAGATTGGCAAGTAGCTTTTGAAGAAGCTGGATTTAAAAATGCGATCATCGGTAAAGAAGCACCATCTCCAGAAGAAGACCCAGAGTTTTCTCCAGAAGATGTGCGTTACTCTGTGATGCGTTACATCACAAATCCAATTCAGAATGCTCAAGGTCCACACGTACATGATCCAAGATCTGGCCAGATTTTAGAAAGTGATATCCTTTGGTACCATAACATTCAGAATCTACTTAGAAACTGGTATTTCATTCAAACAGCGGCATCGAACCCTGATGCTCGCCATGTAAAACTGTCGGATGAGATTATGGGCGAATTACTTCGTTTCGTAATGGCTCATGAGGTTGGTCACACGCTTGGTTTACCTCATAACATGGGTTCAAGTGTTGGTTATACTGTAGATCAATTAAGAGATCCTGAGTTCACCTCAACGCATGGAACAGCGCCTTCAATTATGGATTATGCTCGTTTCAATTACATTGCACAACCAGGTGATGGTGTAACTCAGTTTTACCCAAAAATAGGTGAGTACGATAAGTGGTCAATTAAGTGGGGTTACACTTGGTTACCAGATATCGATGAGCCATCTGACGAAGATGAAATCTTAAATGAATGGATTGTTGAGAAAAGTGGTGATCCGCTATACTGGTTCGGATATGCTAACGGCGCTGACCCAAGATCACAAACCGAAGCTATTGGTGATGATGCTATGAAAGCAAGTGAGCTTGGCTTAGCTAACCTTCAAGTGATTACGGATAACCTCATTGACTGGGTGGAAGAAGATGGCGAGAACTTTGACGATCTAGCTGAACTTTACAACAACGTATTAGGTCAGTGGAGAAGATATATGGGCCACGTTACTACTTATGTTGGTGGTGTTTACCAAAACTATAAGACCTACGACGAAGAAGGTGCTGTATATGAAGTGGTTTCAGAAGAAGATCAGCGTAGAGCGATGGAGTTCTTAAACAGACATGCATTCACTGCTCCAAGCTGGGCATTCAATAAAGAGATCTTAGATCGTATCAACCAATCTTCAGCAGTTGAGACTTTCCGTGGAGCACAAGCGGGCGTACTAAACAACTTGCTACGACCAGATCGATTAGGAAGACTTATTGAAGCTGAAACACGTACGGATAGTGATGTTTACACACTCATTGAAATGATGGATGATGTAAGAAATGGCGTATGGTCGGAAGCAAGAGCTAAGCGCAATATCAATGTCCACCGTCGTCATCTACAACGTGCTTACTTAGAAGCTATGGAAAGATTATTAACTACAGATAGCGGTAGAGGCGTTGATGTAAGTCAATCTGATATTCGTCCTGTAGTACGTAACGAGCTTAATATCCTTAAGCGGGATATCAATAGCGCTATTGCTGGCGGAGGATTAGATCGTGCAACTCGTATTCACCTAGATGATTCTAGAAACCGGATTGACGATATCCTTGACGGTAATAACGACTAA
- a CDS encoding VPS10 domain-containing protein — protein sequence MRKFYTISFVVALFLMLSATGVSAQQLDMELLKGMTPRNVGPAGMSGRITAIDVVNSNPDIMYVGAASGGVWKSESGGIKWEPIFDNYGAASIGAIDIHQKNPNIVWVGTGEGNPRNSQSSGAGVYKSIDGGRTFELMGLEETRNIHRVIIHPENPDVVYVGAQGSAWGDSETRGVYKTTDGGETWEKILYINNRTGIADMVMDPNNPNKIFAAMWEFRRWPWTFKSGGEGSGLYRTIDGGENWEKVTSDDGFPEGNLGRMGVAIAPSNPNVVYAHVESKKNGIYRSDDGGYTWELRQTVEKDPEVGNRPFYYAEIYVDPFNENTVYSIYTYISKSTDGGRSFESLYPYYNWVHPDHHAFWLSPTNPGFMLDGNDGGLNITYDGGDTWRFIDNIPVGQFYHVTVDNDFPYNIYGGMQDNGTWQGPAYVLRSGGIRNSYWEELFFGDGFDVSMDQSDSRYAYAMSQQGNVGRIDLETGTSRFVKPNHPEGEDLRFNWNAPINFDPFDDETIYFGSQFVHKSTDRGESWEIISPDLTTNDPEKQKQHESGGITMDATGAENHTTLLAIEPSSVERGLIWVGSDDGKVHITRDGGENWTDLTKNIKGVPANSWVAQIKASKFNAGEAVAVINNYRRDDWGVYVMHTKDYGKKWTNIGKDKGIEGYALSFVQDLEEPNLMFLGTELGLYVSIDAGKNWTKWTNEYPTVSTYDMVIHPREHDLVIGTFGRAFWVLDDIRPLRELAKNGADELKKTIKVYPAPVAIQAKTRQARGVRFAADGMFSGENRMMGAMLTYSVNSENLKKEGEEKSDKDEKVTIEVFDSSGNKIRTFERTPQHDGINRTSWGMERAGLRGPSRRKARPNSPEPYGRSVLPGTYKLVFTYGGESDSTMVTVKHDPRIEVSMAALRRTAELQDEVAELNATLAKGTDQLIEAMEIVNTYETLIKADSRDKEELKEVMEANKETKQKIEDLMNMVFGAPDNRQGITRNPAPNVMQKVRAPYRYMGNDFDGPGSNEQNLLRLAEEEVEMALTKINEFLRTDWSSYQRTMESADFKLFKDLSPVDMN from the coding sequence ATGAGAAAATTTTATACGATTAGTTTTGTTGTAGCTTTATTTCTAATGCTGAGCGCTACTGGGGTATCCGCTCAACAGTTAGATATGGAGTTATTAAAAGGGATGACCCCAAGGAATGTGGGGCCGGCAGGCATGAGTGGTAGAATCACAGCCATAGATGTTGTGAATTCAAATCCAGATATCATGTATGTTGGAGCTGCTTCAGGTGGCGTATGGAAGTCTGAAAGCGGTGGCATTAAATGGGAACCAATTTTTGATAATTACGGTGCAGCATCTATTGGTGCGATCGATATCCATCAAAAAAACCCTAACATTGTTTGGGTTGGTACTGGTGAAGGTAACCCAAGAAATAGCCAAAGTAGTGGTGCTGGAGTATACAAGAGTATAGATGGTGGCCGCACATTTGAGCTTATGGGATTAGAGGAAACACGTAATATTCACCGTGTTATCATTCACCCAGAAAATCCTGATGTTGTTTACGTTGGAGCTCAAGGTTCTGCTTGGGGCGATAGCGAAACACGCGGGGTATATAAAACTACTGATGGTGGTGAGACTTGGGAGAAAATCCTTTATATAAATAACCGTACGGGTATTGCTGATATGGTTATGGATCCTAATAACCCGAATAAAATCTTTGCAGCCATGTGGGAATTCCGCAGATGGCCGTGGACATTTAAATCAGGTGGTGAAGGCTCAGGTTTATACCGCACTATTGATGGTGGTGAAAACTGGGAAAAAGTTACTTCTGATGATGGATTTCCTGAAGGTAACTTAGGTAGAATGGGTGTAGCAATTGCACCAAGTAACCCAAATGTGGTATACGCACATGTCGAATCAAAAAAGAATGGTATTTACCGTTCTGATGATGGTGGTTACACGTGGGAACTTCGCCAAACAGTTGAAAAAGACCCTGAAGTAGGGAACCGTCCATTTTACTACGCTGAAATATATGTAGACCCGTTTAATGAAAATACCGTGTACAGTATCTACACGTATATATCTAAAAGTACGGATGGTGGGCGTTCATTCGAAAGTTTATATCCATACTATAATTGGGTTCATCCTGATCACCATGCCTTCTGGCTTAGCCCAACAAACCCTGGCTTTATGCTTGATGGTAACGATGGTGGTTTGAATATCACATACGACGGTGGCGATACTTGGAGATTCATCGATAATATTCCTGTAGGTCAATTCTATCATGTTACTGTAGACAACGACTTCCCATACAACATCTATGGTGGTATGCAGGATAATGGTACCTGGCAAGGACCTGCTTACGTGCTTCGCTCGGGCGGTATCCGAAATTCATATTGGGAAGAATTATTCTTTGGTGATGGTTTTGATGTATCGATGGACCAAAGTGATTCTCGATATGCATATGCAATGTCGCAGCAAGGAAATGTAGGCCGTATCGATTTAGAAACGGGTACTTCAAGATTTGTGAAGCCAAATCACCCAGAAGGAGAAGATTTACGCTTCAACTGGAATGCACCGATTAACTTCGATCCATTTGATGACGAGACTATTTATTTCGGCTCTCAGTTTGTTCACAAAAGTACCGACCGTGGTGAGTCGTGGGAAATTATATCTCCTGACTTAACAACCAACGACCCAGAAAAGCAAAAGCAGCATGAAAGTGGTGGTATCACTATGGATGCTACGGGTGCTGAGAACCATACTACACTACTAGCCATTGAGCCAAGTTCTGTAGAGCGTGGGCTAATTTGGGTAGGTTCGGATGACGGTAAAGTTCACATCACAAGAGATGGTGGCGAAAACTGGACCGATCTTACTAAGAACATCAAAGGAGTTCCTGCAAATAGCTGGGTTGCTCAAATCAAAGCTTCTAAGTTTAATGCAGGCGAAGCAGTAGCTGTTATTAACAACTACCGCCGTGATGACTGGGGCGTGTATGTAATGCACACCAAAGATTATGGTAAGAAGTGGACCAATATTGGTAAAGACAAAGGTATTGAAGGATACGCGTTGTCATTTGTTCAAGATTTAGAAGAGCCAAACTTAATGTTCTTAGGAACAGAGTTAGGATTATATGTATCGATTGATGCAGGTAAAAATTGGACTAAATGGACTAACGAATACCCAACGGTATCAACGTACGATATGGTAATTCATCCAAGAGAGCACGATTTAGTAATCGGTACTTTCGGCCGTGCTTTTTGGGTACTTGATGATATTCGCCCACTTCGTGAGCTAGCGAAAAATGGAGCTGATGAATTGAAGAAAACCATTAAGGTATATCCTGCACCGGTTGCAATTCAGGCTAAAACGCGTCAAGCTCGTGGTGTTCGTTTCGCTGCAGATGGTATGTTCAGTGGTGAAAACAGAATGATGGGAGCGATGCTAACCTACTCTGTGAACAGCGAGAATCTGAAGAAAGAAGGCGAAGAGAAGTCTGATAAAGATGAAAAAGTGACCATCGAAGTGTTCGATAGCTCGGGCAACAAGATTAGAACTTTTGAGCGCACTCCACAGCATGATGGTATCAATAGAACGAGCTGGGGCATGGAACGTGCGGGCTTAAGAGGACCAAGTCGTCGTAAAGCTCGTCCTAATTCTCCAGAACCATACGGAAGAAGTGTATTGCCAGGAACCTACAAGTTAGTATTTACCTATGGTGGTGAATCTGACTCAACAATGGTTACGGTTAAGCACGATCCACGTATTGAAGTGAGCATGGCCGCACTTCGTAGAACAGCCGAGTTACAAGACGAAGTAGCAGAGTTGAACGCTACCCTTGCAAAAGGAACTGATCAACTTATAGAAGCGATGGAAATCGTGAATACCTATGAGACCTTAATAAAAGCTGATTCTAGAGATAAAGAAGAGCTTAAAGAGGTAATGGAAGCCAACAAAGAAACCAAGCAGAAGATCGAAGATCTTATGAATATGGTATTTGGTGCTCCTGATAATCGCCAAGGTATTACTCGTAATCCTGCTCCAAATGTGATGCAGAAAGTTCGTGCACCATACCGCTATATGGGTAACGACTTCGACGGCCCTGGTTCGAATGAGCAAAACCTACTTCGTTTAGCTGAAGAAGAGGTTGAAATGGCCTTAACGAAGATCAATGAGTTCTTAAGAACGGATTGGTCTAGTTACCAAAGAACGATGGAGAGTGCAGACTTCAAGCTCTTCAAAGACCTTAGCCCAGTAGACATGAACTAA